The genomic stretch acaggcccaggagcaggcccacgagaacgtccaccgacctgcccgcccccctcctcaccgggcggccaaagatcaggagcgtgggactgaagcccagccagaacctgaggagcagcccctccaaataatcaaacaggggctgcagtctcccacaccccgtgaacaaatgaaacacggactcctccaggccgcagaaattgcaggcggcctgggagtccgtaaaatggcgtaaacgcctgttgcacgggactgctccgtgcaacaccctccaccccagatccccaaagtactTTGCCTCACTCCTGTGCGGCTCCCCGGAGTCAGCGCCAGGTGCTCGCGCTGCTACTAACGAGCGCGTGACGCTCAGTCCGGGCTCGGCTCCCGGTATAAATGGCGCGCGCCCTCTGGGTGCTTTGGACCATTTCATTTATTGAGTGGCGGTGGGACTGCAGCAAAAGACACGGGCTGGGCAGTGGGGCGGGATTCGTACTATGGCGCGTGTCCTGTTATTTGGGTACGTTTTTCGCGATGTCAAAGTTGTACTGTTTAGTGGATTTCTCATCTTTCTAAAGGTTGCTCATTTGTTTAACAGGTTCGTATTGTCGGTGGCTGCGATAGTCCCTGAAGTATGGATGCAAACTGCGCCTCCAGGTCAGATATCGTGCAGATCCCATGTGTTGTGTTGTCACATTCACTTGTGTTGATAGTGAAGGAATGTCCCTGATCCCTTTCTGTAGGTTTTCTGAAGACTGAATGCCGGGACAGTGTCTTTTGGGTTGGACTGAATAAGCACTTTCTTGCAGGGAAGTTCTGGCAGATTAACGTTGTTGGTAAGTTCATCGCCGTTATCTTGGAATCTGTCTCTATTTAACGGTACTCGGCTCCTGGACCCGGTGGTGGTGTGGCAGAACTATCTATCTGCACCGGCTCAGGTCCCACAATCTGGAGTTGTAACTTTTTCACTGCACCCTAAACTGAAGAGCATTCCAATATCTGCCTGTGCAGTAATCGTGCCAATATAGTCTTGGATTGTTCAACTTCTGAAGTGCAAAAAAACCCAAATCACGTTTAGTTCTAATATCCGTATGCTGGAGGATCGAAGTTTGTTCCTGTGCCACTATAGCGATAAGTAATGCAACTTTTTCATGAAGATGCATTCAGTTCACTTGATTTCTTTTTCTGAGATGCCCGTGAGGTGCTAGCTAATTGTCCAATGattgattttatttaaaaaataaatcagtaaTTAGCAACACAATCTCAATCTGTGTACTTTTTCCTCCAGAGTTGAGATTTGACATTTCTTTAAAATATGACATGTAGTTAAGTAATTGCACTTGAGGTTAAAACACTGCACAATTGGAGGTGGGTGATCTTGTGACAGTGAAGCTGAGAAGCAAAGGACAGTTGCAATCGTAGTGAGTGAGTACAAAGGAGTCTGGTGCTCTGTTATTCTCCAGAAGAGTAGCCATGACTGCTATAGTTCCCAGAACAGAGATAATCacttttttactatttttgctcCTAGCAGAAATGTAGTGTGTCCTACTGCTATGATCATATTTCTGATTTGTTACTTGAAGGCTGTCCTAAAGATTAAATCAACATTCATGTGTAGTTGTCTATTTTGAACAGACTTGAGCCAAAATTAAACTACAGTGCAACATCTGACAAGCTCAATAGGCAAAATGTAGTTTGTGTGATGTATGATGCAATTGGTATTCTGAAGTCTTGCTAGGTTTAGGGGATTTAGTCTTGGTGGATTGATATCTATCTTCATGATGACTCTTGGTTGGCATGGATATGCTATCCTAAATTGACTTGGCTTCCAAGATGATTATTCATTTGTCATCCATACAATCCCTCATGTCTGGGGATGGTAAGTTCCAAACCAGCTGATACAACAGTTTCTCAATACTGTGTTGCATAGGGAGTGCATCCTTTTTTGAGGAAATCACTTTTTCCCATTTTTAAGTCTAGCTTTCTGATTGGCAGAGAGCAAAATATTCACCAACAAGTGCACATAGAGTTCAGTTTGGAGGCTAACTTTGTTTTGGTTTGCTTTCTCAGATCAGTCTGGTTATATCTTTCCTGTTACACCAAGATTTGCATCCCAGTGTGGTTATACAATTGCTGTGGATCACTGGAGTGTGGAATTCCGTGCCTCTGTCCTTAGCTGTTGTGTCCATATTGTGGTAAGTAGATCTTGGGGCATCTAGTGGAGAGATTTGCATAGgacatgcttttaaaaaaaaaataaagctttGCCTTGACCTGAGTGGTCCAATGAGATGCAAATATCACTATTATTGGTTTCAATCTTAAAATGTTTATTGGATGCATCTTTCAAGGTAAATGCAGGCTACTGAAGTTTGAACTGTTTTTAAATGCTATCTAAATTTCATGAAGGATCTTGTTTGGAGGCCTATTTTCCTAGAACAGTGGAAATAGGGGTGGGTGAGATGGCAAGTTCACCAGAGCCCTACATCCTAATGGAGGGACATCCTCCCAACTGGACTCAGATGATGTTTGGGGTTCAATGTACTGCATTAAGGAAGGACATAGATGGACACCTTCAATTCACCATATAGGGGATATTGAATGGGAGTTATGTGCTCTCCTTAGTGTGGGAGTGCCTAATGAAGCTCGTCCAGGGTTGTTACTCCAATAGAATCCTTTTTGCCTGAGAACAGGTCACTGACACAAGCCAAAATATTATGCAGATTTGCTTTAAATATGATGTCACCAACTGTATTTTGATATCATTGGTCATATTTCCAATTTGTTTGTAGAATGATGAGCAATTCAACCTCACTATACAAGTACAAGTATCAGGAACTGATGAAGTAGCTTCAACATATATTCAAACTCTGTCTTGTATGTACTATCCATGGGCTGCAAGGGAAATATTCTGTGAAGAAAACTACATGCAGGTAAAGACAGTAATACTGAATATAACTGCCaaatatttcaaaactgagaatggAGGCTACAGGATCAATGCAATACTTCAAATACAGATTACTGATTTATAATCTGAATTAATTGTGTGTATATAACATTCATTTGCTAATAAATGTTTTACTTTTGAATACACATGGTAGAGTTGCATGATTCCAGGTAGAGTACTCTACACTGTTTCATATATCCTTGTATTAGGATTGATGTCTTAGTTGTAAATTAAGCCAATGGGAAATGTTCTGATTTAATAAAAGAAAACTAACTACCAAGTCATGTATATCCAGTGGGTTCTTTTTGATTAGAATTTCTTTCTGAAGATAATTTGTACTCTTAATCCACTAAACTGTCTGATAGACCATGTGCCTGGATTTCAATAGGTGACCTTATTGCACTTGGAAAATGACAGGAACACTCTGACcctgtagctatactggaactgTAGGCATGTAACTTGTTTAAGTAACCAACTGGTGTAATAGATCTTGTATTTAGTAGTTGACGATTCACTAACTTTGTCTTGCCATCAATCATGCCCAGATCTCTGTACAAAGAAATATACCAACCATTGAGGAGGATTATGCCCAAGATGCTGAAGATTGGGCTTTAGTACTGCCAGAAGTAAGTAGCTTTTTTTctttgccctcactctctctcaaacttgTAATAAACACTTTCCAATATTGGAATGGAGGGAAACTGAACTCAATACTCTGTATTGCACTTACAAATATGTTAGACATTTACATGGTTTGGCTGTCTCCTCCAGACATGAGATGGGAGGACTTTATTCAATCTGTTTATCTTTGCCTCACATTGGATTAAAAGATGAGAATCAACTTGAACTGGACCCTTCAGCCCACCCTTGTAACTGATGTCCCTGCTTATGTATGTGTAACACTACCAGGAAAAGATtaaactgtaacacactgaaaatGATGGCATTAGTGGAGAGGCGAGATGAGTTATGTTTACATGTAGTTCTTCAGAACTGGTAGAAATCAAATGAACTGAGGGAGGAAAACCAATGCATGAACAAACATTGAAGCTTAACATATTGCATGCTGTAAACTGTCTAATTGTATTTTTCCTGTCTTTAATCCGTCTTGCAGATCAAGGGccctacttttttaaaaaaaaaacattgcccCTTCCCCACAATGAAAGAAAATATGAAGTTGTATGGTTTAGGATAAGGTGGCATGTGCACTTTTTTTTTCCTGGTGTTGGAATTTCACAATGGAGCAAAATTTTCCCTGGAAAATGCACGCAAGCACTTGAATTCCCCCAAGAAATGCAATTAAGTGAGCAGTTAACAACAGGAAGTGGCCACCTCCAATTAAATTCTTGAGTAAGGTCACTGCTTGGGTTTGCTGACAAAACTGAGTCAGGCTTATTGCCAGCTGTTTGGCATGCTTTGTCAAAGGCATTCCAAGGTCACTGGGAGAGCTTAACTACTTCCAGAAAATTAAGTTTGTAACTTGTCCTGAACACACGTGATTAAATCATATATCCAACTTCTAGTTGTTAatcttcctccttttcaaatctaTTGTTCACCTGCCTCCCCTACCAATTCAATTTGACTGCAATCACTCCCCCTGCCCCTTCCTCCATTACAATCCTATATTCCTGAGTTATAATGTGATCTAATCAGATCACACATTTTCTAAAATTACTTTCAACCTGCTAACGTGTAGTAGTTTAATCCCAATCTGCTAGTTGAGTGGAACCCCCCCACCTTGAAATTACTGGAAATCTTTTTATATAACATTCAAATTAGGGAAAATTAAACTTCTGGATCTCCACATATTTGGCTTGGATATGATTTACTTCTGATTCTCTTGTATAGTTTTTCTCTATTGGAAAGACTCATCCACCCTTTTGTGGTCTCTACTGTTCATGTAGGCAAGTAGTGCAGGCAGTGGAATATGGCAAGTGGTATTTCATGTTCCTGGTGGTAAAAGGAGTATGACTGTGAAAGAAGCACATGAGAGAGGCTATGGCATCAACACAACAGTGTCTCGTATTTTGCTTCGAGCTCCATATCATACAAATGAGGCTCATATAGTCTTGGTAAGTTCACTAATCCTATTCTCCATCATGCTGGTTTGGGCTCAAAATTCTTGACTGAAGCATTCCTATAGGTAGGAGTTGAATATTTTGGCTTTTCATGTAAATTTCCCTTTCCCATTAGGTCCAAGGTGTGCCCTTGTCTGTAATCCGATCGACTAGCTTTCACAAACGGCATTGGGTGATTCTGCTAATTGATACAGCAGTGGCTTGTCCTGTTGGTAAGAACTTGCATATTATGCTCTCAGTTGCACCAGACATTcttcaccctcctgtccctacGGAATGAATAGATCAAGCCATGCAAAACTGGATCCAGTTCTATAACCACTTAAAGCAAAAGTGTCTTCCTTGTTTAGACTAACCTGGGCAGAGTTTCCAATTTCTGTGCTTGGTCAGTCCGTTTTCTTCATAAATTAaatgagttattttaaaaaacCAAACCATTTTCTGTCGCTATCCAAGAATGTCACCATCTATAGTACTGGACTCTTGATGCACTGTGTGGGAGCCATTCATTGCTTTCAGAATGTTATTTCCATTCTGTCTGGAATAATTgaagccactttttaaaaatgtaccattTTGTCAtataaacataactttttttatttattttccctccctccctcctcctcccaaacTTCAGATGGTATAACAttcactgatgatataatcacCTGGACAGTGCCAAGAATCTTCACTCCAATTGTGACCAGTGCAGTTCATCAGGACAACACCTCAATGGGAGTAAATGGCATCAAGTTGGGTCCTACAAGAATGGCAGAAAGAAATTATACCCTGGCTAAAAATGACACTGCTCTTGTTATAAGGGTCCCAATTGGAGCACAGGATGGATACTATAAGGTTGGTGACGAATTAGATTTTTGCATTGCAGATGGAAAGCAGATATATTCTCCACAATAGATACCCTTTGGACAGGGATTGCAGCCCACAATGTTGTACCTACTTGAAGAAAACTCCTTCTGTAAATGTGGCAAATCTATAATTGTTGCTATCATGGTATTGGCTTCTGTATATTTGGAAGCAGAGATACAAAATGTTCACTCTGGAAATGTCTTGCCTATTTTGACATTCAACCACCAGATTCTGTCTGAAGGCAAGACCTCCAATTCCCACAATGTGGGTTTGACTTTTCAGGGTTTATTTATCACCCAGTCATCTTTAATTCTAGGGCTATTTTGTTGACATTAAGGCAGAGACTCTGTCCAGTTTGCATTGCAGATTAATGTAGCTGATTTCAACTATCTTGTAATGTCCCTGAGGCCTTGTTAAGGCTATAGCATATTGTATTTCTGTTCACTTAACTGCTAGATTCAACAGTAAACAGATTTTTGCCTAAGCTGCAGGTAATTAAGGGTTTATTCAATCTGAGCTTGAGAATGTGACTTCAAACAAACACTCTTTTAAAAAGTGACAGGGATTTTTGGCCCTTGAGCTTGTTAGAAATTTCCTAGAATTTTGGATCACTTACAAGAGTGGTTTGTGACTGAACCTGAAGAAAATATCAGCCAAATGTAAAATGTTGCTGTAATCAGTGTTCAAATTCTGATGTAACATCACTCAGTTCTAATAGCTGAATTGTTCTCTTTCAGAGCCATGTGGTGGATGGCCAGTATGGTATCAAATACAGCATTAACCTATTCTTGGAGCACCTGTGGGAAGATGAGGCATGGGGATGGAATAAAATCAATGTGATCCATCCAgtcaccgctccctttattccTCAGCCCCTTGTTCTCACTGATGGTATGTAGTGTGGTCTTAAATATAAGCTGGCATATGTTCTTGGTTATTAAAATTGAAATGTTTTGGATCATGCATGCAAAAGTCTCATCTTTCAATTTATTATTTATTCCTTGgaggtgggcatcactggcaaggctggcatttattggctATCCTTAATTGCTCTGAGAAGATGGTGGGCTGCCTTgatctgctgcagtccatgtttggaaggtgctcccacaatgctgttgggagtctgctgggttaaaatcctggatgaTGGATCTGTGATATGTCCAAATCAAGATGGGGTGTGACTTGGGAggaggtgttcccatgcaccttctgcccttgtcTTCTGAGCTGGTAAAGGTcacaggtttgagaggtgctgccaaagaagcattGCTGAGTTGTTAGTTCACATTGCACCACTGTATAGTAGGGATGGACTTTTAGACTAGCGGCTGATatgctgatcaagcagactgctttgtctgtTGCCAAAAATGGTATGGTAAATTAGTAATCCATAGTGCATGGCTCAAAACCAAACAAACACTTGAATCCTTTTGGGCTCAGGAGTTCTGAGAGAATGCCCTGCTTCCACAATCTCATGCTACTGGCAAATAGTGTGACCTGAGTCTATAATACATATGTCCTGTCTCTTCCACTACTATgaaatgcccttgtccccatcaaAACTGCTGCAGTTGAATATGTGGATGTCAGATGTTCCCATCATGCTGGATGGATTAAAATCCAGGCCCCAAAGGTGAAAATGCCTTTTTCTAACTCTCTGCTCCAACACACTGTTCAGTGCTTGTTTATAGTAATGCATCAAGTATCAGTCCAAGCTGATCAATTTGGTTACATCACTTGTTCACTGCATGGGCAATTGATGTTTCATGCAGATATTGAACAATTCACACAGCTGTGACTTAAATGGGTTTATTATGCTGCGACATAAATGTGTTCCAGATTGGAGTTCAACTTTTCTATATCTATTCCAGATACCATTCCTGAGCAATGGCTATTCAATGTCACACTAGGCAACTTTCTTTCTGATGTGGAACTAAAAAAGCTCACTCTGGGCTCTCAATCCTTCCCTGTGGATGAAGAAAACCAGATATTTAATGTGTACAACTGGACTACCACAAACGAGACAACCCTAAATAGAATCTTCATTCTCGAAGTTCCAATGGAGTCACCAGTTGTAGACCGAAAGGTAATGGAATATTGGTGAGAAATGTGGGTTCCTACATGGCCTGAAATGTTGTTGACTCTTTGCTTTCTTTTTAGTATATAGGAGATGGTGTTGAACAATACACCCTTGACATCATTTACACCCTGACTGTGGTACCAGAAAATGTAATATTCACACATATAGCTCGTTTAATCCATAAACATAAAATAGGTAAGTTTTTCTCCTTGTGCCCACTAAGTCAGGAATGCTTTCTTTAAAGGCTTCAAATAATACTGTGTTTACTTTAGTACTTCCTGTGGCAAATGGCTTTTGTGATGAAGAAAACATGACACTGGTGATAACCCATGGAACCTTGGATCAGTACTGGATTCCTTTCATTGGCAATGTACAGTTAACCCCTCAGTCTGCTGAGCAGACTGGTTATATGCTGAGAGATAATGGTACCCACTTAATACTTGTTGTTCCACATGATGCAGCTGAAGTTGTCCATGAGGTAAGCTGCTTTTACCTAGTCCCTCTTTTGGCTTTTAATTTGAGCTAATTGTGGCTTCATTACAGGCAATGAATGACCAAGGCCTTAGAAACAGATTTGACTTCAGACTGAAGGATAATAAAACCCTGGATGTTCTGACCAACTTTTCTGTTTCCTGCAGCTTTTCTACAGCAGACTTCATAAGTAAGCTCTTGGCTTTCACTCATATCCAAAGCCTGCCTTGCACTGTTGACATACTGAGTTTTTTATTTCTTCTTAGCTTGTTTGCCAAATGGAAGAATGGTTATTACTGCTCTAAAACTTGAAGCATTGTTGGGAATAGATGCTGCCAAAATGATGCTGAAGGATAGAAGCTGCAAGCCAAAGGAGAGTGATGAATTCAAAGCTGTCTTTGAATTTTCTGCCAACTCATGTGGAACAATTAGAAGGGTAAGCTAACTATGGCCTTCTGTTGATTGACATAAGCTGGAGGCTGCAGGAAGGGCTCAGCAAGCATCTAGTAATTGACTAATTGGCTTCTCTTGTAGTTTGAGAAGAATTACATGATCTATGAGAATGAAGTGGTGTACTTCAGAGAATCAGAACCAACTAGTGACCCAATATATCGGTAAGAATCTGAGCAAAGGCTTTTCCTTTTTGTgggtatataaatagtaaataacACGTGTTTGCTCCTTTTTTTAGGCTTGCCATATCTTGTCATTACCACATAAATGACTCCCTGCATATTCAGTTTGAACACCAAGTAAATCCTCTGCCAGCTGTTGTACCTGGATATGGACCTATTGTCTTAGTTATGCAACTTTCCAAAGGTAAAGCTCCTAAACTACAGTTCTATACTAGCTTCCATTTTAAAATAGTTGTACCCCACATGTCCAGTATGCAATCATGTGACTGAATATCCATGATTGCTTAATATTGAAATGGGAAGAGCCCCTCTCTCTGGAACTCACTTTTTTTTGGCTTGGATTCTTGCAGATGTGTTGTATTCTAACCTGTATGAAGAAGGTGACTATCCAGTAGTGAAGTAtctgactgatcccctgtactttGAAGTGCAACTGTTGCACATAGAAGATCCACAAATTGAATTGTTCTTGCAAGATTGCTGGGCAACTGCATCACCAGACAGAAATGATATTCCACAATGGCCAATCATTGTCGAAAGGCAAGTATGAGCCACTTCTttctggagaaggtggggagcTAATTAACTTGAATAACTAACtaactttttttaaacagctgTGAGAACAAGGCTGATGTGCATATGACCATCTTTCATCCAGTAACCAGTAATGAGCGGGTCAGATACCCCACTCACTACAAAAGGTTTGAGGTCAAGATGTTTGCTTT from Heptranchias perlo isolate sHepPer1 chromosome 5, sHepPer1.hap1, whole genome shotgun sequence encodes the following:
- the LOC137321370 gene encoding uncharacterized protein; its protein translation is MARVLLFGFVLSVAAIVPEVWMQTAPPGFLKTECRDSVFWVGLNKHFLAGKFWQINVVDQSGYIFPVTPRFASQCGYTIAVDHWSVEFRASVLSCCVHIVNDEQFNLTIQVQVSGTDEVASTYIQTLSCMYYPWAAREIFCEENYMQISVQRNIPTIEEDYAQDAEDWALVLPEASSAGSGIWQVVFHVPGGKRSMTVKEAHERGYGINTTVSRILLRAPYHTNEAHIVLVQGVPLSVIRSTSFHKRHWVILLIDTAVACPVDGITFTDDIITWTVPRIFTPIVTSAVHQDNTSMGVNGIKLGPTRMAERNYTLAKNDTALVIRVPIGAQDGYYKSHVVDGQYGIKYSINLFLEHLWEDEAWGWNKINVIHPVTAPFIPQPLVLTDDTIPEQWLFNVTLGNFLSDVELKKLTLGSQSFPVDEENQIFNVYNWTTTNETTLNRIFILEVPMESPVVDRKYIGDGVEQYTLDIIYTLTVVPENVIFTHIARLIHKHKIVLPVANGFCDEENMTLVITHGTLDQYWIPFIGNVQLTPQSAEQTGYMLRDNGTHLILVVPHDAAEVVHEAMNDQGLRNRFDFRLKDNKTLDVLTNFSVSCSFSTADFITCLPNGRMVITALKLEALLGIDAAKMMLKDRSCKPKESDEFKAVFEFSANSCGTIRRFEKNYMIYENEVVYFRESEPTSDPIYRLAISCHYHINDSLHIQFEHQVNPLPAVVPGYGPIVLVMQLSKDVLYSNLYEEGDYPVVKYLTDPLYFEVQLLHIEDPQIELFLQDCWATASPDRNDIPQWPIIVESCENKADVHMTIFHPVTSNERVRYPTHYKRFEVKMFAFTVGNLNTIVGQVYFHCSVVLCRKDPVSGQLCPGQCIPGKQRLGRSAGAEHHLQGSVSSGAVVIVAEIPTLESKIVTDIEEKSYSWPLLLIGGVTIVVASVVLGIIGHKCQMNRLY